The sequence below is a genomic window from Chondrinema litorale.
ATAACAAGCTGGCATTTAAAGTAAATTTCTCTGTACTCGATGCAGAAGATTGGGTGGGTAACGATTATACCACTGATCGTTTTTATGCTAATCAAGTAAGAAGTAACGATCCGGGGATTTCACCAGATTTTGATGGAATGAATTTATATGGAGATGAAGCTAAGATTACAGTTCCGGTTAATTCTGCTTTGGCTAATGCTATAGAAGTTGGTGCGCTTGCCAGCTTGGGAATCCCTGCGGATCAAACACTTGCTGATGCTTTTAGAACGCTAGATAATCCTGTAGTAACTCGTACAGGTATGAAAGAAGAAGATCTGATTGATGATTTTGAAGCAAGAAGTATAAAAGCGGATGCGGCGCTTCACTATAGAATTAATGATAATTTAGAAGCAAGTTATAGTTATAGGTTTGGAACGGGTAGTACAATCTATCAAGGAGCCGAAAAATATGCAATTCGTGGTTTTAGTCAACAGTTTCACAAACTCGAATTAAAGTCTGATCACTACTTTGTAAGAGCATACACTACACTTTCTAATGCTGGGGACTCATATAATATGTCTGCTTTAGGTGCTTATGTAAATGAAGCTTTTAGTGGTTCAGAAGCTCAATGGGTTCCGACTTATGGTGTTATTTATGGGCTTGCCAAATTAGGTTTATTAGGTTTAGCTAACCCAGCAGTTCCTTTAGGTACTATATTAAATGAAGAAGATGCACATCGTGCTGCTAGAGCAACAGCAGACTCAGGTATCCCTTATCCTGGAACAGAGGCTTATGCAAGTGATCCAAGTGTATTTAATAATATGGTAAAAGAAGTGAGAGAAAATAGGTATTTCCAAAGAACACCTCCAGGAGCTCGCTTTATAGATAAATCCAGAACTTACCATGCTGAGTTTAACTATAACTTTATAGATTTTGAACCAATTGATATTCAAGTAGGAGGTAATGTTCGTCGTTATTCACTTTTCTCAGATGGTACTATATTTAATGAAGATCCAGAAGATGGTACTAATTTCGAAAGAATTGGTATTAATGAATACGGTTTCTATACTCAGCTATCTAAAAAAGTTTTTGATGAGAAGTTAAAGCTTACCGGTTCACTTAGATACGATAAAAACCAGAACTTTAAAGGGCAAGTTACACCACGCCTTTCTGCTGTTTATAAGGTGGCAGACTTGCATAATATAAGAACTTCTTTCCAAACTGGTTTTAGAAATCCTGATACACAAGCTCAGTTTATATATTTTCCATCTAGTACAGGTATCCTACTTGGCGGAACTCAAGATAATGCAGAGAGGTACGGATTGTATCATGGTGGAGCATATATTATAAATCCACTTACAGGAGAGCAAGAAACTGTTGATATAGATTATGTACAACCTGAAAAGTTAAGTGCTTTTGAGATTGGTTATAAAGGTGTGTTTGATAACAAAGTGATGGTTGATATTAATTTTTATAGAAACTGGTATCGCGATTTTATCAATCAGCAATTATTTTATCTAAAAAATGAATCAACACACCAAGGTGAGACTTTACCTGTAGGTACACCATTTCAGCCTTATATAAATAGTAATGCAGAGGTGAGATCATTAGGGATTGGTATTGGTATTACTTATAATTTGCCAAAAGGCTATATACTGAACGGTTCATATAACTATGCTGATTTTGAATATGATGAATCTTCAGAAATTGTGACTTTCAAACCGGGATTCAATACACCTCCAAATAGATTCTCATTGTCTTTTAGTAACAGAGAAATTGTAAAGAATTTAGGTTTCAATATTTCATATCGTTGGCAGCAACAATATTACTGGTATAATACCTGGGGCGAAGCTAATATGCCTTCTTATGGTCTTATGGATGCAGCTCTTAGTTATAAAGTGAAATCTTTAAAATCTATAATTAAAGCAGGTGGTACAAATATTTTAGGAGATGATTACCGCACGAACATAGGAGCGCCATTTGTAGGTCAGATGTATTATATCTCTATTACCTTCGATCAATTTTTGAACTAATAAATTAGATGTGAAAATGAAGAAACTTTATTTAATATATATATTATTTAGTACAGTTATTTTGTCTTCATGCGAAGATAACTTACTCGATGGCGTAACCTCAGTGCCTACAGATCCTGCAGTAGTTCCTGCTACTGCTGGTTCTGCAGATTTTTCTAATTATGTGGCGATAGGTAACTCATTAACCGCTGGTTATATGGATGGAGCGCTTTATACAAGAGGGCAATCGAATTCATTTCCAGCACAATTATCTAGCTCAATGGCAGAGATTGATGGAACTGGTACTCCTTCGAGTTCATTTAATCAACCAGATATTAATTCTGAAAATGGTTATTTTGGCATGGCTGGAACTGTGATTTTAGGTAGGTTAAAATTGAATAGTGAATCACTACCAGCACCACTTATTCCAGGTGAAATACCA
It includes:
- a CDS encoding TonB-dependent receptor, with amino-acid sequence MKRTITIRSLLTLMMLGISTWVFSQNVISGVVKDSESKEPLIGANIVIEGTVKGTTTDVNGYFRLQTSTPLPFKIIISVIGFENKELDITSSNQEVEIDMQTTAIMGQEIVVSASRVEENILESPVTVEKLDILAIKQAAAPDFYDALSFTKGVNVNRGSLTFTSVNTRGFTTNANTRFVQLIDGMDNSAPLLNFPTGNLVGISELDAESVELVPGAGSALYGPNAFNGILIFTSKSPFDYQGLSVQVKTGVTKSDAGGTHPMNSFSARWAKSFNNKLAFKVNFSVLDAEDWVGNDYTTDRFYANQVRSNDPGISPDFDGMNLYGDEAKITVPVNSALANAIEVGALASLGIPADQTLADAFRTLDNPVVTRTGMKEEDLIDDFEARSIKADAALHYRINDNLEASYSYRFGTGSTIYQGAEKYAIRGFSQQFHKLELKSDHYFVRAYTTLSNAGDSYNMSALGAYVNEAFSGSEAQWVPTYGVIYGLAKLGLLGLANPAVPLGTILNEEDAHRAARATADSGIPYPGTEAYASDPSVFNNMVKEVRENRYFQRTPPGARFIDKSRTYHAEFNYNFIDFEPIDIQVGGNVRRYSLFSDGTIFNEDPEDGTNFERIGINEYGFYTQLSKKVFDEKLKLTGSLRYDKNQNFKGQVTPRLSAVYKVADLHNIRTSFQTGFRNPDTQAQFIYFPSSTGILLGGTQDNAERYGLYHGGAYIINPLTGEQETVDIDYVQPEKLSAFEIGYKGVFDNKVMVDINFYRNWYRDFINQQLFYLKNESTHQGETLPVGTPFQPYINSNAEVRSLGIGIGITYNLPKGYILNGSYNYADFEYDESSEIVTFKPGFNTPPNRFSLSFSNREIVKNLGFNISYRWQQQYYWYNTWGEANMPSYGLMDAALSYKVKSLKSIIKAGGTNILGDDYRTNIGAPFVGQMYYISITFDQFLN